The DNA region CGGCCGGCTCGAGCTCGTCGGGCGAGCGGCCGACGGCGCGCGCGTCGTCCGCACGAAGGGAGAGAAGGCGTATCGCTGGCAGACCATCCGCCCGCGCGCGCTGACGTCCACCGGCGATCAACGGATCAACTCGTTCGGCATCGGCGGCGAGATCGAAGTGCGCACCGGACTGAACGTGCAGAAGCAGCCGATCGCCGCGCCGGCCGTGCACTTCGGTCTCGGCGACGCGTCCGCGGCGGAGGTGGCGCGGATCACCTGGCCGAACGGCATGCTGCAGTCGGAGTTCGCGCTGGCGTCGAATGCGTCGATCGGCGCCAGCCAGCGGCTCAAGGGATCGTGCCCGTGGCTGTTCGCGTGGAACGGGCGGGACATGGGGTTCGTGACCGACTTCATCTGGCGCTCGCCGCTGGGGCTGAAGATCAACGCGCAGGCGACCGCGGACGTGTTGATGACGGAAGACTGGGTGCGCGTCCGCGGCGATCAGCTCCAGCCCCGCAACGGCGAGTACGACCTCCGGATCACCGCCGAATTGTGGGAGACGCACTTCTTCGATCTCGTCTCGCTGATGGTGGTCGATCATCCGCAAGGCACCGAGATGTTCGTGGACGAACGCTTCGCGGTGCCGCCGCCGAAGCTCGGCGCGGTCGCCACCGGCCCGGTTCAGGACCTTCTGGCCGCGCGCGACGACCGCGGACGCGACGTGCTCGACGTCGTCCGCGCGCGCGACGACCGGCATCTCGACTTCGCCGGACGCGGGCTCTATCAGGGCGTGACCCGCGATCACTACGTCGAGCTCGAGCTGCCCGAGTCGGCGCCGCGCACGGGCCCGCTGTGGCTCGTCGCGCAGGGCTGGGTGCATCCCACCGACACGTCGGTGAACGTCGCCCTCGGACAAGGCCGGCACGCGCCGCCGGCCGGCCTGTCGCTGCAGATCGCCGGTGCGGCGGGCCGGTTCAAGCCGGCGCGCACCGGCCTCGGCTTCCCTGCCGGCAAGGACAAGACGGTTCTGCTCGATCTGAGCGGCGTGTTTCCGGCGGCCGGTCCTCGCCGGATGCGGCTCGGCACCAATCTCGAGATCTTCTGGGATCGCATCGCCTGGGCCGCCGGCAGACCCGACGTCACTCTCCAGCCGCGCGTGGTGACGATGACGAAGGCGGACCTGCAGTATCGCGGCTACTCGATCACCGAGCAGAAGGACGCGAGCACGCCGGAGCGGCCGCGCTACGTGCTCGGCGGCGTGGCGCCGCGGTGGCGCGACCTCGAAGGCTTCCACACGCGCTTCGGCGACGTGCGCGAGCTGCTGCAGAAGGTCGACGACCGCTATCTGATCATGAACGCGGGCGACGAGCTGCGCCTGGCGTTCGCGGAAGCGCCGCCCCCGCCGCCCGGATTCGTGCGCGACTTCATCCTGGTCGGCGACGGCTGGGTGAAGGACGGCGACTACAACACGGTGGCCTCACGCACCGTGCTGCCGCTGCCGACGCATCGCTCGCCGCGTTACACCGACACGGCCGGACGGCTCGAAGACGACCCCGTCTATCGCGAGCACCCCGACGACTTCGCGCGCTACCATACGAGGTACGTGTCGCCGGCGCTGGCCCGCGACGCGCTGCGTGCCCCCGACAGGAAATGACGCGTGTCATCAAACCGCTCGTCGTCATCGCGTTCATCGCGATGCTGGCCACGCCGGCGCTGATCCGCCTGCGCTCCTCCGGCGCCGCGAGCGGCGACGCGGCGGCCCGCTACGGATTCCGGCTCACGGAGTCGGCGCGCGCGTCGGGGGTGACGTTCGTGCACGAGGGGCCGACGCTCGACGCGAAGCTCGCGCACATCATGCCGCAGGTGGCGTCGATGGGCGCGGCCGTGGCCGTGGCCGACGTCGACGCCGACGGCCACGACGATTTCTACGTCACCAACAGCAGAGAAGGCTCGAAGAACCGGTTCTATCGCAACCGGGGGGACGGCACGTTCGAGGACGTCGCGGAGCGTCTCGGCATCGCCGACGTGAATCAGCCGGGCACCGGCGTGTCGATGGGCGCGGTCTTCGGCGACTACGACAACGACGGGTATGAGGATCTCTTCCTCTATAAGTGGGGGCGCCCCGAGCTGTTTCACAACGACGGCGGGCGCGCCTTCTCGAGGACGAGTGTGCCGATGTTCCCGGCCTGGGCGAACATCAACACGGCGGTCTGGCTGGATTACGACCGCGATGGCCTGCTCGATCTCTTCCTCGGCGGCTACTACTCCGAGCGGCTGAACCTCTGGAAGCTCGCCGACACGCGCATCATGCCGGAGAGCTTCGAATACGCGAACAACGGCGGGCGCAAGTATCTGTATCGCAACCTCGGCGAGGGACGGTTCGAGGAAGTCAGCGAGCGCGCCGGCCTTTCGTCGACGCGCTGGGCGCTTGCGGCAGTGGCGGCGGACCTGCGCGGCACCGGCTATCCCGACCTGTTCATCGCCAACGACTACGGCGTGTCCGAGCTGTTCCTGAACGAGGGGGGCCGCTTTCGCGAGGCCGGGCGCGAGACCGGCGTCGGCTATGCGCCGAAGAGCGGCATGAACGCCTCGGTCGGCGACGTGCTCAACCAGGGGCGCTTCGCCGTGTACGTGTCGAACATCTCGGAGGAAGGTATCCTGCTCCAGGGGAACAACCTCTGGATGCCGTCCGGCGGGACGCGCGAGCGGCCGGTCTACGAGAACATGGCGCGCGCCATGGGCGTCGACCTCGGCGGCTGGAGCTTCGGCGCGCAGTTCGGCGATCTCAACAACGACGGCTTCCTCGACCTCTACCTCGTCAACGGCTACGTCTCGGCGTCGCGCGACGAGAGTTACTGGTACGATTACTCGAAGGTGGCGGGCGGCCACAACCTCGTCATCGGTGACGCCGCGAACTGGCCGGCGATGGGCAGCCGCAGCCTGGCCGGCTACCAGCAGAAGAAGGTGTGGATCAACGACGGCTCGGGACGCTTCGTCGACGTCGCGCAGATGGTCGGGGCGACGGATCGCTTCGACGGCCGCGCCGTCGCGCTGGCCGACTTCGGCAACCGCGGCATGCTCGATGCGGCGGTGGCGAACCAGCGCGGCCCGCTGCTGCTCTACCGGAACGAGGTGGCGCGCGATCGCCAGTGGATCGCGTTCGCGCTCGAGGGCGGATGCCGCGGCGCCAATGCCGCCGGCGCGCCGCGGTGCAGCAACCGCAGCGCCATCGGCGCGCAGGTGGAAGTGTTCTGGAACGGCCGGCGCCAGCTGCAGGAAGTGTCGGGCGGCTCCGGGTTCTGCGCCCAGAACCAGCGGCGGCTCCACTTCGGCCTTGGCAGCGCCGCGATCGCGGGCGACCTGCGGGTCGTCGTCCGCTGGCCGTCGGGAAAATCGCAGGAGCTGAACGCACCGGAGATCGGCCGCATCCATCGCATCCAGGAACCCTCATGACGGCGAAGGCCTTCGGCATCGACAAGCGCTATCTGGCGCCGATTCTCGTCACCATCGTCCTGCTCGCCGGCCAGGTGACCTTCGGATTCCTCGAGAGCTGGTCGCGCACGGCGCTCGCCATCGGCACCGCCATCGGCGTGGAGCTGCTGCTGGCGCGGCTGATCACCGGCGCCTGGCCGCACCTCGCCAGCGCCTACATCTCGGGCATCAGCGTCGGAATGCTGGTGCGATCGCCGGCGATCTGGCCGTACGCGCTCTGCTCCGCGATCTCGATCACCTCGAAGTACGTCCTGCGCGTCGACGGGCGGCACATCTGGAACCCCTCGAACTTCGGCATCGTCGCGATGCTGGTGCTCGCCGCGGACTCCGTGGCCGGCCTGAGCGTGCAGTGGGGCAACAACCTGCTGCCGATGGTCGTGGTGTGGTGCTTCGGAAGCGTGATCATCCACAGCCTCGGCCGCTTCCACATCACGCTGACCTACGTGGCGTCGTTCATGCTGTTCGCGGCGATCCGCGCGGCGATCACCGGCCACCCGTTCCTGAGCGAAGCCGCGCCGATCACCGGGCCGATGTATCAGCTCTACATCTTCTTCATGATCACCGACCCGAAGACCACGGTGCGGTCGTATCAGGGGCAGATCGTGGTGGCGTTTCTCGTCGCCTTCGCCGAGGCGGTGTTCCGGCTGCTCCAGTTCGTCCACGCGCCGTATTACGCGCTCTTCCTGGTGGGGCCGGCGGCGAACCTGGTCGAGATCGCGGTCGAGCGGCGGCGCCGCGTTCAGGCGGTGGTCGCGGACGCGGGGACCGACTCGAGGCCGGTGTCCGCCTCGCCGACGCCGGCGGGCACGAAGAGCAGGGCGACGAACGCCAGCGCCGTGTAGCCGGCCATCAGCAGGAACAGCGGGCGGTAGCTGCCGAACAGATCGAACAGCGTTCCGTTGAGCGGGTCCCCGACCGCGCCCCCGAGCGCCATCGACAGCAGGAACAGCGCCGCGAGCACGCCGCGGCGTTGACGGGGGATCTGCTCGATGAACAGCGGATAGGCGTTCACCGTCGGGAAGGTCCACGCCGCCGACGCCAGGGCGAGCAGCGGAATGGCGTAGCGCATGTCGCTGACGCGATCCAGCGCGACGAGGGATCCCGCCATCAGCAGGAACCCGGCGACCATGGCGTTGCGCCGGCCGATGCGCACGCCGAGCGCGCCTGCGGGCAGGGCGCCAACGACGCCGCCCATCGCCCAGGCGATGAACCCGATGGTGACGTCGGCGGGCGCCATGCCGAACCGTTCGACGGCGTGCAGCGCGTACCACGTGGTGAAGCTCTGGAACGTGAGCTGGACGAGGGAGGCGGCGATGAAGATCGCGCGCAGTCCCGGAACGGCGCCGCGGACGGCCGACCACGCGGCGGCGGTCAGCGATCCGACCGATTCCGCGCCGTCGCGATCCGCGGCCGACGCCAGCCGCGGCTCGCTGAGACGGATCGTGAACACCGCGGCGATGGCGAGCACGGTGATCGCGGCGATCGTGAACGCCGTCCGCATCCCCAGCATGCGGCCGAGCATCAGGAACACGATTGCGCCGACGCACATCTGAAAGGTGACGGAGCCCGAGGCCAGCGGGCGAAACTTCGACGGCACCAGATCCGCGATCACCGCGTGAAACGGCGAGCGCAGCAGATTGATGCCGCCGTACAGCAGCACGATGGCGGCGATGATGCCGGCCAGCCCGAACCGCGGCGACGAGGGAAACAGCGCCATGCCGGCGGATGCCAGGATCAAGCCCGTCAGGATGATCGGCAGGCGGCCGCGCCCCGACGCGGTGGCACGGTCGGAGGCGGCGCCCGCCCACGGCACCAGCAGGAGCAGCAGCAGGTTGTCGATCGCCATCACCAGGCCGATCAGGGTGCGCTGGTCGCCGAGCGCATCGCGCACCAGCAGCGGCACGAACGTGCTGAGCAGCGGTCCGGTGACGCCGAAGAACAATCCGCCGAGTCCGACGACGACGCAGGCCGCGTAAGGGGGGCGCACGCGCAGCATCCTATCGTTTTTGGGCGCGCGTGGAACGGGGCTTGCGGAACGCCGCTCCGGAGGGACCACTCATGGCACGACGCGAACGACGGCAATACGCGACGGATGCAGAGCCAGACGCGCAGGCACACAACGCGCGCACCACGTCGAAGCGGGGCAAGGGACAGAAGCCGGATGCCCCGCGCAGCACCGGCCGCTCGTCGAACCGCCGGTCGACCGGCGCCCGCAAGAGCGCGAACCGCCCGGGCCCATCGGGGACAGGCGGCAAGAAGCAGACGCGCAGCAGCTCCGGCGCGCGCCGCTCGGGCTCGCGCTCGGGCGGCGGGAAGGGACGGCTGAAGAAGAACCGCACCTAGCGGGAAGCTGGAACCGGTAACCGGTAACCGGTAACCGGTAACCGGAACCGGTAACCGGCAACCGGCAACCGGCAACCGGCAACCGGCAACCGGCAACCGGTAACCGGCTCCGCTCGCGTGGCTCGCTCGCTGCGCTCGTTCGCGGACCGCTTGCTACAATCGACTCACACGCGCCCGTAGCTCAGTTGGATAGAGCATCGGCCTTCTAATGCAAGGGCCTTCCATTCGCCGAGTGATTTTCCTAAGGTTCTCGCGACTTCGCGAGCGCGCGCCGGTTGTGGGGGTGCATTAGGGGTGCGGCGTTTTCGGGTACGATCGCTTCAGGCGCCCGTAGCTCAGTTGGATAGAGCACCGGCCTTCTAAGTCGGATGCCGCAGGTTCGAGTCCTGCCGGGCGCACCAGTTCGTCGCAGCTTGCTGTCCGGCAAAGCGCATTGGAGGATGTCTTGCCACTGCTGACGCTCCCGGCCTCCAGCGACGCTCTTGTCCGCGACTCCGGAGAACGATAGGACGATTCGCAGAGGGCTGCGCGCACGGGAGGTCGCTGATGCCGACTGTATCCTCCGATCGGCGCAGGATTCGCAATCCGCGGGTCGACCCACGCATCTTCGACGTGATCGCGTGGATCCAGACCGAGCCGGTGATCTGGCTCACGCTGCTGCCGACACCGGGCGGTGAAGCGCAAGCCAACGGTTCCTCCACCGCGCCGGGAGTACACCTGCGTTGGGCCTTCGAGCCGGAGCTCGGCTTTCCCCCTCAAGGCTTCGTC from Vicinamibacterales bacterium includes:
- a CDS encoding MFS transporter, which translates into the protein MRPPYAACVVVGLGGLFFGVTGPLLSTFVPLLVRDALGDQRTLIGLVMAIDNLLLLLLVPWAGAASDRATASGRGRLPIILTGLILASAGMALFPSSPRFGLAGIIAAIVLLYGGINLLRSPFHAVIADLVPSKFRPLASGSVTFQMCVGAIVFLMLGRMLGMRTAFTIAAITVLAIAAVFTIRLSEPRLASAADRDGAESVGSLTAAAWSAVRGAVPGLRAIFIAASLVQLTFQSFTTWYALHAVERFGMAPADVTIGFIAWAMGGVVGALPAGALGVRIGRRNAMVAGFLLMAGSLVALDRVSDMRYAIPLLALASAAWTFPTVNAYPLFIEQIPRQRRGVLAALFLLSMALGGAVGDPLNGTLFDLFGSYRPLFLLMAGYTALAFVALLFVPAGVGEADTGLESVPASATTA
- a CDS encoding CRTAC1 family protein; this encodes MTRVIKPLVVIAFIAMLATPALIRLRSSGAASGDAAARYGFRLTESARASGVTFVHEGPTLDAKLAHIMPQVASMGAAVAVADVDADGHDDFYVTNSREGSKNRFYRNRGDGTFEDVAERLGIADVNQPGTGVSMGAVFGDYDNDGYEDLFLYKWGRPELFHNDGGRAFSRTSVPMFPAWANINTAVWLDYDRDGLLDLFLGGYYSERLNLWKLADTRIMPESFEYANNGGRKYLYRNLGEGRFEEVSERAGLSSTRWALAAVAADLRGTGYPDLFIANDYGVSELFLNEGGRFREAGRETGVGYAPKSGMNASVGDVLNQGRFAVYVSNISEEGILLQGNNLWMPSGGTRERPVYENMARAMGVDLGGWSFGAQFGDLNNDGFLDLYLVNGYVSASRDESYWYDYSKVAGGHNLVIGDAANWPAMGSRSLAGYQQKKVWINDGSGRFVDVAQMVGATDRFDGRAVALADFGNRGMLDAAVANQRGPLLLYRNEVARDRQWIAFALEGGCRGANAAGAPRCSNRSAIGAQVEVFWNGRRQLQEVSGGSGFCAQNQRRLHFGLGSAAIAGDLRVVVRWPSGKSQELNAPEIGRIHRIQEPS